One stretch of Leptospira hartskeerlii DNA includes these proteins:
- a CDS encoding YfaP family protein — protein sequence MKSTWVNNLLLSLLLLFGSASFAQTVTIDSPHGGFTTERIQTVSGSVSGNLEKATIVINGIPQMIRLQGGKFSLSTVVAPGTNLIEVKAGNASDRVSFFAAVPPRDIKVVLTWDTATDVDLWVLDPTGEKCFYSNRSTKSGGNLDVDITDGYGPETFTMSKALPGNYSIQVQYYGSYDKPITRVNVYVVLNEGKPNEKRKQFQFVMTRSQQVYHIANFEIDPD from the coding sequence ATGAAATCAACGTGGGTCAATAATTTACTCCTAAGTTTACTTTTACTTTTTGGGTCTGCTTCGTTCGCACAGACGGTAACTATCGATTCTCCTCATGGCGGATTTACCACGGAAAGGATCCAAACTGTTTCCGGCTCAGTTAGTGGAAACTTGGAAAAAGCGACTATCGTAATCAATGGAATCCCGCAGATGATCCGCTTACAGGGTGGAAAATTTTCTTTGAGCACTGTAGTTGCTCCTGGAACAAATCTGATAGAAGTCAAAGCGGGTAACGCAAGCGATCGAGTTTCCTTTTTCGCTGCTGTTCCACCTCGAGATATCAAAGTAGTTTTAACCTGGGACACTGCGACAGATGTGGATCTTTGGGTTTTGGATCCTACCGGGGAAAAATGTTTTTATTCAAATCGCTCTACTAAGTCTGGAGGGAATTTGGATGTGGACATAACAGATGGATATGGTCCGGAAACTTTTACCATGTCCAAGGCACTACCCGGGAATTATTCCATACAAGTGCAGTATTACGGATCTTATGATAAACCGATCACCAGAGTGAATGTATATGTGGTCTTGAATGAAGGAAAACCGAACGAAAAAAGAAAACAATTTCAGTTCGTGATGACCCGTTCCCAACAAGTATACCATATCGCGAATTTTGAGATAGATCCTGACTGA
- a CDS encoding zinc-binding dehydrogenase, whose amino-acid sequence MAKKFEIPKSYLAYELKEYSNEPGRAKIVEKELKPLKKGEVLLKVHSGSINPSDLMFMRGLYGIKKKLPVVPGFEGSGLVIASGGGWRANSLVGKPVACVAPNKGDGPYAEYMITDAYSCFTLGKDVSLEQGACLFVNPITAWALLDQVIREKHKAYVQTAAASALGKMLLRLSNKKGIPGIHVVRRKEQVDLLKSLGAEHVLDSSSPNFDRELRVLSNKLNATIMLDAVAGDITGRALAAMPYGSKCVVYGALSEEPISYHAGLGIFQDKKIEGYWLSSWMPRQSPLKIWKITSEIRSLLGKEFQTQIAAKYPLKEADKAIQEYANNMTRGKVLISNGWEL is encoded by the coding sequence ATGGCAAAAAAATTCGAAATACCAAAATCGTATCTTGCATACGAATTGAAAGAATATAGTAACGAACCTGGAAGAGCCAAGATAGTTGAAAAAGAACTTAAACCTTTAAAGAAGGGAGAGGTTTTACTTAAAGTTCATTCAGGTTCTATTAATCCGTCCGACCTAATGTTCATGAGAGGACTTTACGGAATTAAGAAAAAGCTTCCTGTCGTTCCTGGTTTTGAAGGAAGCGGTTTGGTGATTGCAAGCGGCGGAGGTTGGAGAGCGAATTCTCTAGTAGGTAAACCGGTTGCATGTGTTGCTCCAAATAAAGGCGACGGACCTTATGCAGAATACATGATCACTGATGCATATTCTTGTTTTACTTTAGGAAAAGATGTTAGCCTGGAACAAGGCGCTTGTTTATTCGTAAACCCAATCACCGCTTGGGCATTGCTCGACCAAGTCATCCGAGAAAAACATAAAGCCTACGTTCAGACGGCTGCTGCTTCTGCTTTAGGAAAAATGTTATTAAGACTTTCTAATAAGAAAGGAATTCCTGGAATCCATGTAGTAAGAAGAAAAGAACAGGTAGATCTTCTCAAATCTTTAGGGGCGGAGCATGTATTGGATTCCAGCTCTCCAAATTTCGATAGGGAACTTAGAGTTCTTTCCAATAAACTAAATGCTACTATTATGTTGGATGCGGTTGCAGGAGATATCACTGGAAGAGCATTGGCCGCTATGCCTTACGGAAGTAAATGTGTGGTTTACGGTGCATTATCAGAAGAGCCTATTTCTTATCATGCAGGACTTGGTATTTTTCAGGACAAAAAGATAGAAGGTTACTGGCTTTCTTCTTGGATGCCTCGGCAAAGTCCTTTGAAAATCTGGAAGATTACTTCGGAAATCCGTTCCCTTTTAGGAAAAGAATTTCAAACTCAGATTGCCGCTAAATATCCACTTAAAGAAGCGGATAAAGCAATCCAGGAGTATGCAAATAATATGACCAGAGGAAAAGTTCTTATTTCCAATGGTTGGGAGCTTTGA
- a CDS encoding LIC13255 family lipoprotein encodes MKFNSLSFRTACKSLILITIFLSGLLNCSNVDDDFYTFGEAGTKIMVAYAAKDAECGSSRQITSLVPGKQRKKDVDNCVASVAFEKCSFWIQAGDPVPFACKAIEYRLK; translated from the coding sequence ATGAAATTTAACTCTTTAAGTTTTAGAACTGCCTGTAAAAGCCTAATTCTTATTACGATCTTCCTATCCGGCTTGTTGAATTGTTCCAATGTGGACGATGATTTTTATACATTCGGAGAAGCAGGTACTAAGATCATGGTAGCTTACGCCGCGAAAGACGCAGAATGCGGATCGAGTAGGCAAATTACCTCCTTAGTTCCGGGAAAACAAAGAAAGAAGGACGTTGATAACTGTGTTGCCTCAGTCGCTTTTGAAAAATGTAGCTTTTGGATCCAGGCGGGAGATCCTGTTCCGTTTGCATGCAAGGCGATCGAGTATAGATTGAAGTGA
- a CDS encoding DUF1175 family protein, whose product MRFRISYLLTFFLFQCNSYFESVLDPTELRMPADGKSVAVLKISNPLLGAKDHFLWENIDPELLKLLSNEKNEREDVLRVQVGKVPVNITIRTEKGKTVQISLFSRDGDFDQDGFPDSAELRTESDRQAFREWFVRISLSQYLKENSSWNLKERDCSGLIRFAYKESLKAHTQEWQTRTGILLDKNLPDVREFNYPDIPYIGKNLFRTGEGKFGEFADAESLEKFHTSFVSKELESGRAGDILFFRSDRGVGTNFHSMILLEGEGMNPQLLYHTGSDRGIKLIRAKELERSVLFSPEKNNRNFLGVYRFRILE is encoded by the coding sequence GTGCGGTTTCGGATTTCTTATCTACTAACATTCTTTCTATTTCAATGTAATTCTTATTTCGAATCCGTTTTGGATCCGACCGAATTAAGAATGCCTGCAGACGGTAAATCAGTTGCTGTTCTAAAAATTTCGAATCCACTCTTGGGTGCAAAAGATCATTTCCTATGGGAAAATATAGATCCTGAATTACTTAAACTTCTCTCGAACGAAAAAAATGAAAGAGAAGACGTCTTACGTGTGCAAGTAGGGAAGGTCCCCGTAAATATTACGATCCGAACTGAAAAAGGCAAAACGGTCCAGATTTCCCTGTTCAGTAGAGATGGGGATTTTGATCAGGATGGATTTCCTGATTCTGCGGAGCTTAGAACAGAATCGGATCGTCAGGCGTTTCGGGAATGGTTTGTAAGGATCTCTTTATCTCAATATTTAAAGGAGAATTCCTCTTGGAACCTGAAGGAAAGGGATTGCAGCGGATTGATCCGTTTCGCATATAAGGAGTCTTTAAAGGCTCATACCCAGGAGTGGCAAACTAGGACAGGGATCTTATTGGATAAAAATTTACCCGATGTCCGGGAATTTAATTACCCGGATATACCCTATATTGGTAAAAATTTATTTCGGACCGGTGAAGGAAAATTCGGAGAATTTGCAGACGCAGAAAGTTTGGAAAAGTTCCATACTTCCTTTGTTTCCAAAGAGCTGGAGTCCGGACGAGCGGGAGATATTCTCTTTTTTAGATCGGATCGTGGAGTCGGAACAAATTTCCATTCTATGATCCTACTTGAGGGAGAAGGCATGAATCCTCAGCTTTTATATCATACAGGTTCGGATCGAGGTATCAAATTGATCCGAGCAAAAGAATTGGAAAGAAGTGTGTTGTTTTCCCCGGAAAAGAATAATCGAAATTTTCTTGGGGTTTATAGATTTCGGATTTTAGAATAG
- a CDS encoding LIC13259/LIC11441 family protein encodes MKRSVILILLSSLLLSLSFCKKEEKPVLETEKPLFEKVLSENDKIIQFLLTTESVSPDVSGLISSLNSLEEAKGGLESSALEMKNVLEGAKSSDVRISFEAYSKFSEILASSMKTHGLQSGRNRFYCPMVKKTWVFFGMKILNPYAPDMRDCGDLIP; translated from the coding sequence ATGAAACGATCCGTAATACTAATTTTATTATCCTCATTATTGCTTTCTTTATCCTTCTGCAAAAAGGAAGAGAAGCCTGTGTTAGAGACAGAAAAACCTCTATTCGAAAAGGTTTTGTCGGAAAACGATAAGATAATTCAATTTCTCTTAACAACGGAGAGTGTTTCTCCGGATGTAAGTGGTTTAATTTCCTCCTTAAATTCTTTGGAAGAAGCAAAAGGCGGCTTGGAATCTTCCGCACTAGAAATGAAGAATGTATTGGAAGGGGCAAAATCTTCGGATGTAAGAATATCCTTTGAGGCCTACTCTAAGTTTAGTGAAATTTTAGCGAGCAGTATGAAAACCCATGGACTACAGTCTGGAAGAAACCGTTTCTATTGTCCAATGGTCAAAAAGACATGGGTATTTTTCGGTATGAAAATCCTGAATCCATATGCCCCGGATATGCGTGATTGCGGTGATCTTATTCCCTGA
- a CDS encoding penicillin-binding transpeptidase domain-containing protein, producing the protein MNSKIYYKIGILSAAILLCTAEVQAAPKFSYSYLDEAVKEFESKNSLSSVVLMEMGSGKVEYIYRPEMAVSKKLPPGSLVKTFSALTLLKYKDKFGFSPEKKVLCKGRFYPSENLTPTKSDLNTLHLPQDEKGKEYLRCSLAKGHGEMDLRSALVQSCNVYFLTSASSDPDLFYSKLYEDWSLGKSTKSRLDSYIEPSDSNFTSISLLRKVVASIGEGGLLLSPLKISQLYSSIWKEGPRLSPYWGASQEPIRSEENPYSGKDLRWISSVLSEVPKTGTLKDLHISEKGNLEILGGKTGTGTKFMHKYETHGWTVLSFRKDQKSYVLTVFVENGSGGNQAKSLAAVLLDKIDSKSKDSAIKSGK; encoded by the coding sequence ATGAATTCCAAAATATATTATAAAATCGGAATTTTATCTGCTGCTATCCTTCTTTGCACAGCCGAGGTACAAGCAGCTCCTAAATTTTCCTATTCCTATCTGGATGAAGCCGTAAAAGAATTCGAATCTAAAAATTCATTATCTTCTGTAGTTTTAATGGAGATGGGTTCCGGAAAAGTAGAATACATCTACAGGCCGGAGATGGCTGTTTCGAAAAAACTGCCTCCAGGTTCTTTGGTAAAAACCTTCTCCGCTTTAACTTTATTGAAATACAAAGATAAGTTCGGATTTTCTCCGGAAAAGAAAGTTTTATGCAAAGGAAGATTTTATCCCTCGGAAAATTTAACTCCTACTAAATCTGATCTAAACACTTTACATTTACCTCAAGATGAAAAAGGAAAAGAATACTTAAGATGTTCCTTGGCAAAAGGTCATGGAGAAATGGATCTCAGATCTGCTTTAGTTCAGTCTTGTAATGTATATTTTCTAACGAGTGCTTCTTCCGATCCTGATCTATTCTATTCTAAGCTGTATGAAGATTGGAGTTTAGGAAAATCCACAAAGTCCAGATTGGATTCTTATATTGAACCTTCCGACTCAAATTTTACTTCTATCAGCCTACTTCGCAAAGTAGTTGCTTCTATTGGGGAAGGTGGACTTCTTCTGAGCCCTTTGAAAATTTCGCAATTGTATTCATCAATTTGGAAAGAAGGCCCAAGACTTTCTCCTTATTGGGGAGCAAGTCAAGAGCCAATCAGATCGGAAGAAAATCCTTATTCTGGAAAAGACTTAAGATGGATCTCTTCTGTTCTTTCTGAAGTTCCAAAAACCGGAACATTAAAGGACTTACATATTTCTGAAAAAGGAAACTTAGAAATTCTGGGCGGTAAAACCGGGACCGGAACTAAATTTATGCATAAATATGAAACGCATGGATGGACAGTATTATCTTTTCGTAAAGATCAGAAATCATATGTGCTGACCGTTTTTGTGGAGAATGGCTCCGGGGGAAATCAGGCTAAATCATTAGCTGCGGTTCTTTTGGATAAGATCGATTCTAAAAGTAAAGATTCTGCAATAAAATCGGGTAAATAA
- a CDS encoding LEA type 2 family protein, protein MFRILVFLIGAGFLFSSCLLDLRENVKKLQACKFRILETKTERVEILPFPPSPKISMISKLEIENPNDSSVKIYKFDLGVITSGTDGKDAELARVISEVETEVPAFSKTVVQLRIETSFEKRENQDKLLLGILVVTNLVAGKDPNLRMKGSVRYNTVLGDVDLPLDEKIRLLPPKKPEHEI, encoded by the coding sequence ATGTTTCGAATTTTGGTTTTCCTTATAGGAGCTGGTTTCCTTTTCAGCTCCTGTTTGTTGGACTTAAGGGAGAATGTTAAAAAACTACAAGCTTGTAAATTTCGGATCTTAGAAACCAAAACGGAAAGGGTAGAAATTTTGCCTTTTCCACCTTCTCCTAAGATTTCGATGATCTCTAAGCTGGAAATAGAGAACCCGAACGATTCTTCCGTTAAAATTTATAAATTCGATCTTGGAGTGATTACCTCCGGCACAGATGGAAAAGACGCAGAATTAGCTCGGGTAATTTCGGAAGTAGAAACAGAAGTTCCTGCTTTTTCCAAAACCGTTGTTCAACTCAGGATAGAAACAAGCTTTGAAAAGAGAGAGAACCAAGATAAACTATTACTTGGAATTTTAGTAGTCACGAACCTAGTCGCTGGAAAAGATCCGAATTTGAGAATGAAAGGAAGTGTTAGATACAACACCGTTTTAGGAGACGTAGATCTTCCTTTGGATGAAAAAATACGATTATTACCACCTAAGAAGCCGGAGCATGAAATTTAA
- a CDS encoding (2Fe-2S) ferredoxin domain-containing protein has translation MYFDKHVFVCENVRAEGERPSCGPKGSPQLLAYMKKRIQELGLKGKIRIQKSGCLDRCELGPVQVSYPKGHWFSIKTQEDAEAFIQNHILENKPEAIQHLMLKDEE, from the coding sequence ATGTATTTTGATAAGCATGTTTTTGTCTGCGAGAATGTCAGAGCAGAAGGAGAAAGGCCTTCTTGCGGTCCGAAAGGATCTCCTCAATTGCTCGCTTATATGAAAAAGAGAATACAAGAGTTAGGATTAAAAGGTAAGATCCGAATCCAAAAATCAGGATGTTTGGATCGTTGTGAGTTGGGTCCTGTGCAGGTTTCTTATCCGAAGGGCCATTGGTTTTCTATCAAAACACAAGAAGATGCAGAAGCATTTATACAAAATCATATACTAGAAAATAAACCGGAAGCGATCCAGCATCTGATGTTAAAGGACGAAGAGTGA
- a CDS encoding alpha-2-macroglobulin family protein: MRTRVSDRKKIIFSFLAILISVLGLFYVKPNLFGSAAFYLGTDRSFGSGENAYVNLEGNGTVNYEFRVYKIADPQAFLTKKVKERLVQENNDGAFGNPIALFTRTVDKFRNDFRKVARKEFNSKTRSELKKTLGIDYEKPNEEKTLAIPAILKDQELVATFSVPTVTSFWAYRRIPVPIRDNGVYLVEGVSGSQLAYTILIKSGLNFLVKQSDAETFVYVGRKDSGDPVSDVDLTLFNLESGQSFQTGKTGSDGTYFYKGRSPVKGLVLAHKNGEYSVSDPEFYSSSFYGEGGPRAYIYTDRPVYRPGDTVYFKGIVRNFSQDDYKTISGAGVIAVASEQGETSIPSVPINISGDNGTFSGEFVVPESESTTLGNYSLILNFHDKTFQTEFAVEAYKKPTFLVSVSVPKSNYLQREEVNALVKARYYYGQPVAGQEVAYRVFRRPKFDYSPVGTINFDASSDYLEQSGQSDKQELVLDGKGKLDSKGQYSISFKPDKSDADSVYTVIASVQAEDMTLDGSASFSVNRSAFFVRISKDNSVYEPGKEAKLTVSLIAYDKTLSEVERQKMVGNRNVDLILYNRDIQFVKEANRSKISSLSVMTSASGVGTASFTIPKRGQFVLVAETKDPSGNLTKSETFFWASSVSDSIEIPFKDITLKPGKDIYSVGDTAEILVLSPVSNGHMILTLEGNRIFKKEVVKMKGNALKYAVPITAEMSPNFTLSAVQFSGNDVYKSQVRVVAPPEQKFLKVALEPGRKVYRPGDKAEIRLKTTGLGGNGVSAEVSLAIVDEAIYQIKEEKTPNIGTFFYHPRRNNVQTTLASAYKFFGYSENKRLKLALGKKGDSVYSAMKNEDQARDRFKDTSYWNAKVKTGPDGTATVSFNLPDNLTSWRVTAIAITPDTKVGRGQTSFVTKKDLMILGGMPRFIIKGETQKVSATISNQSPTKLPIKVTVKAEGAKVLGNSETTINLEPGQNQSLHFDVQTVADPKIKSAKISILAAGSGYQDLLKTEIPLKTWGLPKTISDSLGMEEGEHSGVLNLEAPKELGDPRLEVRLSPASLPALRQSLDYLADYPYGCVEQTMSRFYPLLSAQKAGFINERLRKELPKMIDVGLKRVSELQRTDGGFGWFEGGVESDVLMSAYVYRGLAVSQKNGAKVSAPVLNRARAYLYDVLGKGDLTPNAKAYIIFSLSEGGNVEDSIVDGLVKSSTKLNQYGQALLALTLANKGKKAEASTWFKKGVESSGFGKKPFFKLTSYGKNPRWEEDRIETISALLSAGVRLGEDKVILANLASSLLSNRIELAWNNSRDTSAAVLALSEFLVSVRESETPANVEIVLNGTSLKTVTLPPKSEQGELYKIPIPSELIRSGPNKVEVKKKDGPVLYATASLYYTDRSKKIQAYSNGIKVKRTYYKLKVDSNNITPVESKTFQPGDLVMVEVSVQKEGDADSYYQIEDSLLPGFSFLQRDAEYYAGDLKMEYLSRQIYDDRAIFFVGGPTKEFKVRYFIRAEVGGKYKVIPARASLMYYSEVTGASSDDEINVGQ, translated from the coding sequence ATGAGAACTCGTGTATCGGATCGTAAAAAGATAATATTCTCTTTTCTCGCAATTTTGATCTCTGTATTAGGTTTATTTTATGTGAAACCGAATTTGTTCGGTTCCGCTGCATTTTATCTGGGAACGGATAGAAGTTTCGGTTCTGGTGAAAACGCTTATGTGAATCTGGAGGGGAATGGAACGGTAAATTACGAATTTAGAGTATATAAGATCGCAGATCCTCAAGCGTTCCTGACCAAAAAAGTAAAAGAAAGATTGGTCCAAGAGAATAATGACGGAGCATTCGGAAATCCGATCGCTTTATTTACAAGAACTGTTGATAAATTCAGAAACGATTTCCGCAAAGTCGCCAGAAAAGAATTCAATTCCAAGACAAGGTCCGAGCTTAAAAAAACATTAGGAATTGATTATGAAAAGCCTAATGAAGAAAAGACTCTCGCAATCCCTGCTATTTTGAAAGACCAGGAATTGGTCGCTACATTCTCCGTTCCAACAGTTACTTCTTTTTGGGCATATCGTAGGATCCCTGTTCCGATCCGAGATAATGGTGTTTACCTTGTAGAAGGTGTTTCCGGATCTCAATTGGCTTATACAATTCTGATCAAATCAGGTTTGAATTTTTTAGTTAAACAATCGGATGCAGAGACGTTCGTTTATGTGGGCCGCAAAGATAGTGGAGATCCGGTTTCCGATGTGGATCTCACTCTTTTTAATTTGGAGAGTGGCCAATCATTTCAAACAGGAAAAACAGGTTCTGATGGAACTTATTTTTATAAAGGAAGAAGTCCTGTAAAAGGTTTGGTTCTTGCTCATAAGAATGGAGAATATTCAGTTTCCGATCCTGAATTTTATTCCAGTTCTTTTTACGGAGAAGGTGGGCCAAGAGCTTACATCTATACGGATCGTCCTGTGTATAGACCTGGAGATACTGTTTATTTTAAGGGAATTGTTAGAAACTTCTCTCAAGATGATTATAAAACTATTTCAGGCGCAGGTGTGATCGCAGTTGCAAGCGAGCAGGGAGAAACTTCTATCCCAAGTGTTCCTATCAATATCTCAGGAGACAACGGAACTTTTTCAGGAGAATTTGTAGTCCCTGAATCTGAAAGTACAACTCTTGGAAATTATTCTCTTATATTAAATTTCCATGATAAAACATTCCAAACTGAATTTGCTGTGGAGGCTTATAAAAAACCTACCTTTTTGGTTTCAGTATCCGTTCCTAAATCCAATTATTTACAAAGGGAAGAAGTAAACGCTCTTGTAAAGGCAAGATATTATTACGGCCAACCAGTTGCAGGGCAAGAAGTTGCTTATAGAGTGTTTCGTAGACCTAAATTCGATTATTCTCCTGTTGGAACGATCAACTTTGACGCTTCTTCCGATTATTTGGAACAGTCCGGTCAAAGTGATAAACAAGAATTGGTTTTGGATGGAAAAGGAAAGTTAGATTCTAAAGGGCAATATTCTATCAGCTTCAAACCTGATAAATCGGATGCAGATTCCGTTTATACGGTAATTGCTTCCGTTCAAGCTGAGGATATGACCTTGGATGGATCAGCTTCCTTCTCCGTGAATCGAAGCGCATTCTTTGTTAGGATCTCCAAAGATAATTCAGTCTACGAGCCAGGCAAAGAAGCAAAGTTAACGGTAAGTTTGATTGCTTATGATAAAACTTTGAGTGAAGTAGAACGCCAGAAAATGGTGGGAAACCGAAATGTGGATCTCATACTTTATAATAGAGATATTCAATTTGTAAAAGAAGCAAATCGTTCTAAAATTTCTTCTTTGTCTGTGATGACTTCTGCTTCTGGTGTAGGGACGGCTTCTTTCACAATTCCTAAAAGAGGTCAATTTGTTTTGGTCGCTGAGACCAAAGATCCGAGTGGTAATCTTACTAAGTCAGAGACATTCTTCTGGGCTTCTTCTGTTTCTGATTCCATTGAAATTCCTTTCAAAGATATTACTCTAAAACCAGGTAAGGATATTTATTCTGTAGGAGACACTGCTGAGATCCTTGTTTTAAGTCCTGTTTCCAACGGACATATGATCTTAACTTTAGAAGGAAATCGGATCTTCAAAAAAGAAGTGGTTAAGATGAAAGGGAATGCTTTGAAATACGCGGTCCCGATCACTGCGGAGATGAGCCCGAATTTCACATTATCAGCAGTTCAATTTTCAGGAAATGACGTTTATAAAAGCCAAGTAAGAGTGGTTGCTCCTCCTGAGCAGAAATTTTTGAAAGTGGCCCTGGAACCGGGACGTAAGGTATATCGTCCCGGCGATAAAGCGGAGATCCGCTTGAAAACTACAGGCCTGGGTGGTAATGGAGTTTCTGCAGAAGTTTCTCTCGCAATTGTTGACGAGGCTATTTATCAGATCAAAGAGGAGAAGACCCCGAATATAGGAACATTCTTCTACCATCCAAGAAGGAATAACGTGCAGACTACTTTGGCATCCGCTTATAAGTTTTTCGGTTATTCCGAGAATAAAAGATTAAAATTGGCCTTGGGTAAAAAGGGAGACTCCGTTTATTCTGCAATGAAAAACGAGGACCAGGCCCGAGATCGTTTTAAAGACACAAGTTATTGGAATGCAAAAGTAAAAACAGGACCCGATGGAACTGCAACAGTTAGTTTTAATCTTCCGGATAATTTGACTTCTTGGAGAGTGACTGCGATTGCAATCACTCCTGATACCAAAGTAGGAAGAGGACAAACAAGTTTTGTTACTAAAAAAGACCTGATGATCTTAGGTGGAATGCCTAGATTTATCATAAAAGGAGAAACGCAAAAAGTTTCCGCTACGATTTCGAATCAATCTCCAACCAAACTTCCTATCAAAGTTACGGTAAAAGCAGAAGGCGCAAAAGTTTTAGGAAACTCTGAAACTACGATCAATTTAGAGCCTGGTCAAAACCAATCTCTTCATTTCGATGTGCAAACAGTTGCGGATCCTAAGATCAAATCTGCAAAGATCAGTATTCTTGCTGCAGGTTCCGGCTACCAAGATCTATTAAAAACAGAAATTCCACTCAAGACATGGGGATTACCTAAAACTATTTCGGATAGTTTAGGAATGGAAGAAGGAGAACATTCAGGAGTTCTAAACTTAGAAGCGCCTAAAGAATTAGGAGATCCTCGTTTGGAAGTCCGACTGAGCCCAGCTTCTTTACCTGCTCTAAGACAATCTTTGGATTATCTTGCGGATTATCCTTATGGCTGTGTGGAACAAACTATGAGCAGATTCTATCCTCTTTTATCCGCTCAGAAGGCCGGCTTCATCAATGAAAGACTTAGGAAAGAACTTCCTAAAATGATAGATGTTGGACTAAAAAGAGTGTCGGAACTCCAACGAACAGATGGCGGATTTGGCTGGTTCGAGGGTGGAGTAGAAAGTGATGTTCTAATGTCCGCTTATGTTTATAGAGGTTTGGCGGTTAGTCAGAAAAACGGAGCTAAAGTTTCTGCTCCGGTATTGAATAGAGCAAGAGCCTATCTCTATGATGTTTTAGGAAAAGGAGATCTTACTCCTAATGCAAAAGCGTATATTATATTCTCCTTAAGTGAAGGTGGAAATGTAGAAGATTCTATTGTAGATGGCCTGGTAAAATCTTCTACAAAACTAAATCAATACGGACAGGCGCTTCTTGCATTAACTTTGGCTAATAAAGGAAAGAAGGCAGAAGCTTCTACCTGGTTTAAAAAAGGAGTCGAGAGTAGCGGATTTGGCAAAAAGCCTTTCTTCAAACTTACTTCTTACGGTAAAAATCCTCGTTGGGAAGAAGATAGGATCGAAACGATTTCCGCACTTTTGAGCGCAGGCGTTCGATTAGGAGAAGATAAAGTAATTCTTGCAAATCTTGCTTCTTCCCTTTTATCCAATCGTATTGAATTAGCTTGGAATAATTCGAGAGATACTTCCGCAGCGGTATTGGCATTATCCGAGTTTTTAGTTTCCGTTCGTGAATCCGAAACTCCTGCAAATGTAGAGATTGTATTAAATGGAACCAGCTTAAAAACCGTGACTCTTCCTCCTAAGTCGGAGCAAGGAGAATTGTATAAGATCCCGATCCCTTCTGAGCTGATCCGATCCGGGCCAAATAAGGTAGAAGTGAAGAAGAAGGACGGGCCTGTACTTTATGCAACTGCTTCCCTGTATTACACGGATCGAAGTAAAAAGATACAAGCATACTCCAATGGTATTAAAGTAAAACGAACTTACTATAAGTTGAAAGTGGATTCGAATAATATCACTCCTGTAGAATCTAAAACTTTCCAACCGGGAGATTTGGTAATGGTCGAAGTCTCCGTTCAGAAAGAGGGCGATGCAGATTCATATTACCAAATAGAAGACTCTCTATTACCTGGATTCTCTTTCTTACAAAGAGATGCAGAGTATTATGCAGGCGATCTAAAGATGGAATATTTAAGCCGTCAGATCTATGATGATAGAGCTATCTTCTTTGTTGGAGGTCCTACAAAAGAATTTAAGGTTAGATATTTCATTCGAGCGGAAGTAGGTGGGAAGTATAAGGTAATCCCTGCCAGAGCTTCCTTAATGTATTATTCAGAAGTAACAGGAGCAAGTTCAGACGATGAAATCAACGTGGGTCAATAA